A genomic segment from Roseibium sp. Sym1 encodes:
- a CDS encoding ImuA family protein — protein sequence MPSHSVSPAISELRERIAHLEGPGGRARPVLPFGLTDIDRRLPGGGLGLGCLHEVAGGGNGAVDGAAAALFTAGIAARTKGKVLWVVTRPDLFAPAIAQVGLVPDRVIHVEAGDEKALLACFEEGLRHGGLGAVVAETARLPMTASRRLQLAAEGSNTIGLALRRWRRQTEAGDFGQPTASISRWRVSVLPSQPLPVPGLGRARWLVELIRCRAGESADFEVEACDDTGRLALPSEVAHRSPQKEIGRRIASG from the coding sequence ATGCCGAGCCATTCGGTCAGTCCCGCTATTTCCGAGCTTCGAGAGCGCATCGCGCATCTTGAAGGTCCGGGGGGACGTGCGCGCCCGGTTCTGCCCTTCGGGCTGACAGACATCGACCGAAGGCTTCCGGGAGGAGGGCTGGGGCTTGGGTGTCTGCATGAGGTGGCGGGCGGCGGCAATGGCGCCGTGGATGGGGCGGCCGCCGCGCTGTTTACGGCCGGGATCGCGGCGCGCACCAAGGGCAAGGTGCTCTGGGTGGTCACGCGGCCCGATCTTTTCGCGCCGGCGATCGCGCAGGTCGGGCTCGTGCCCGACCGGGTAATCCATGTCGAGGCCGGCGACGAAAAGGCGCTGCTCGCCTGTTTCGAGGAAGGGCTTCGCCATGGCGGGCTCGGCGCCGTCGTCGCCGAAACTGCGCGCCTGCCCATGACCGCCTCGCGGCGCCTGCAACTGGCTGCCGAGGGCTCCAACACGATCGGCCTGGCGCTGCGCCGGTGGCGCCGGCAGACCGAGGCCGGCGATTTCGGGCAACCGACCGCCAGCATCAGCCGCTGGCGGGTCTCCGTCCTGCCGTCGCAGCCCTTGCCGGTGCCCGGTCTTGGCCGCGCCCGCTGGCTGGTCGAACTCATCCGATGCCGCGCCGGAGAAAGTGCAGATTTTGAAGTGGAGGCGTGTGATGACACGGGTCGTCTCGCTCTTCCTTCCGAGGTGGCCCACAGATCGCCTCAGAAGGAAATCGGGCGACGCATCGCCTCCGGCTGA
- a CDS encoding Y-family DNA polymerase encodes MTRVVSLFLPRWPTDRLRRKSGDASPPADAPLVMAGRAGRRRLITALDANAERLGVRIGMAVTKAQALVPGLIIADSDPAAETEGLTKLALWALKRISPVVMADPPDGLMIDTTGADHLHGGEATMLADMIKRFAASGVEARAAVADTWGAAHAAARFVARPAIIIPPGEGEAMLRTLPLQALRLDPGTVSGLITLGFETVGELLKRPRAPLALRFGPEIGRRLDQALGRIAEPVDPVRSPELIEARKVFGEPIGAAETIARYIAKLVDALCAKLEKAGLGARRLDLLFHRVDNTMQFIRTGMAQPVRDPKRLTRLFRDKLETVDPGFGIEIMVLVAIETEPVREKQTISSLVEEPEADVSDLVDVLANRVGDRMLCRFTPVQSDVPERSVARIPPLAPETGLTWEGDWPRPPRLLPRPEPVETMALLPDHPPVWFTWRGVRRRVRRADGPERIRGEWWKRDAELTTVRDYFRVEDEAGERYWLFRSGDGEHEDSGSQRWFLHGIFG; translated from the coding sequence ATGACACGGGTCGTCTCGCTCTTCCTTCCGAGGTGGCCCACAGATCGCCTCAGAAGGAAATCGGGCGACGCATCGCCTCCGGCTGATGCGCCGCTCGTCATGGCCGGGCGGGCCGGCCGCCGCCGTCTGATCACCGCGCTTGATGCCAATGCCGAACGGCTTGGCGTGCGCATCGGCATGGCCGTCACCAAGGCGCAGGCTCTGGTGCCGGGACTGATCATTGCCGATTCTGATCCCGCCGCCGAGACCGAGGGCCTGACCAAGCTGGCGCTCTGGGCGCTGAAGCGGATTTCGCCTGTCGTCATGGCCGACCCGCCGGACGGGCTGATGATCGATACGACCGGCGCCGATCATCTGCATGGCGGAGAGGCGACCATGCTTGCCGATATGATCAAGCGTTTTGCCGCTTCCGGCGTCGAAGCCCGCGCCGCGGTCGCCGATACCTGGGGCGCGGCCCATGCCGCGGCCCGGTTTGTCGCCCGGCCGGCCATCATCATTCCGCCCGGCGAGGGTGAAGCCATGCTTCGGACCCTGCCGCTGCAGGCGCTCCGGCTCGATCCCGGAACGGTGTCCGGCCTGATCACCCTCGGTTTCGAGACGGTGGGCGAGCTCCTCAAGCGGCCGCGCGCGCCTCTGGCCCTGCGGTTCGGCCCGGAGATCGGCCGAAGGCTGGACCAGGCGCTCGGCCGGATCGCCGAGCCGGTCGATCCCGTCCGGTCGCCGGAGCTGATCGAAGCGCGAAAGGTCTTCGGGGAGCCGATCGGCGCCGCCGAAACTATTGCCCGCTATATCGCCAAACTGGTCGATGCCCTTTGCGCTAAACTCGAGAAAGCCGGGCTTGGGGCCCGGCGGCTCGATCTCCTCTTTCACCGGGTCGACAACACGATGCAATTCATCCGCACCGGCATGGCCCAGCCGGTGCGCGATCCAAAACGCCTGACCCGGCTCTTCCGCGACAAGCTGGAAACCGTCGATCCGGGGTTCGGGATCGAGATCATGGTGCTGGTCGCCATCGAGACCGAGCCGGTTCGTGAAAAGCAGACGATCTCCTCCCTGGTCGAGGAACCCGAGGCGGACGTTTCCGACCTCGTCGATGTGCTCGCCAACCGGGTCGGCGATCGGATGCTTTGCCGGTTTACACCAGTGCAAAGCGATGTGCCGGAACGGTCCGTGGCGCGCATTCCGCCGCTGGCGCCGGAAACCGGGCTGACCTGGGAGGGCGACTGGCCGCGGCCGCCGCGCCTCCTGCCTCGGCCCGAGCCGGTCGAGACCATGGCGCTGCTTCCCGACCATCCGCCCGTCTGGTTCACATGGCGCGGCGTGCGCCGCCGGGTCCGCCGCGCCGACGGTCCGGAACGCATCCGTGGCGAATGGTGGAAACGCGATGCCGAACTGACGACGGTCCGGGATTATTTCCGGGTCGAGGACGAGGCGGGCGAACGCTACTGGCTCTTCCGCTCCGGAGACGGCGAGCATGAGGACAGCGGTTCGCAACGCTGGTTCCTGCACGGGATCTTCGGATGA
- a CDS encoding error-prone DNA polymerase, with the protein MTGPRYVELQVTTHFSFLRGASSCDELFARAAELGIAALGVVDRNSLAGVVRALEASRQTGVRLVVGCRLDLADALPVLVYPTDRPAYARLCRLLSLGKGRAGKGKCYLEWADLVVYGEGLIAVLVPDRADDDCALHLRRLREAFGDRAYVALTLRRRPNDQLRLWQLSNLAAAARVPTVVTNDVLFHEVGRQLMQDVVTAIRHNVTIDELGHRRERFADRYLKPPEEMHRLFERYPEALARTAEIADRCRFSLEELAYQYPEEKLYPDLTPQQALEKLTWEGAAERYPEGLPDKVRSNLNHELALIEKLDYAPYFLTVNAIVRFARSKDILCQGRGSAANSAVCYVLGVTSVDPDRNDLLFERFVSEERREPPDIDVDFEHERREEVIQWVYQTYGRERAALCSTVIRYRSKGALRDVGKALGLTEDLTKTLSSQVWGWSEGVEQKHAEELNLNMGDRRLRLAMELAHQLVGTPRHLSQHPGGFVLTHDRLDELVPIEPAAMEDRQVIEWDKDDIDVLKFMKVDVLALGMLSCMRRAFDLLAAHKDIRLDLATIPAEDPRTYAMIRKADTLGTFQIESRAQMAMLPRIKPRTFYDLVIEVAIVRPGPIQGDMVHPYLRRREGKEEVTFPKPELEAVLGKTLGVPLFQEQAMRVAIECAGFSAGEADQLRRAMATFKHTGGVSKFGTKLIEGMVGNGYDREFAERTFKQLEGFGSYGFPESHAASFALIAYASSWMKCWHPDAFCCALLNAQPMGFYAPAQIVRDARDHGVEVRPVSINASRWDCTLEPNDDDHSRFAVRLGLRLVKGLGNAEAARLVSCREDHEFVSVDDLWRRAGVPAAALIELAEADAFRPSLGLARREALWAIKALRDEPLPLFAAAANREAGIIPEQAEPTVSLKPMEAGREVVEDYGHVGLSLRRHPVAFLRADLSRRRFVTCAEAVALRDSRWVNVAGLVLVRQRPGSAKGVMFITLEDETTVANLVVWSKVFEKYRRTVLGSGMLGVKGRVQREGEVVHIVARELIDLSSELASVGTRNEAFPLPHGRGDEFHHGSPAPDPRGMPKPRDMFDPYGHIDEIKVKTRDFR; encoded by the coding sequence ATGACCGGGCCGCGCTACGTCGAGCTGCAGGTCACGACGCATTTCTCGTTTCTGCGCGGCGCCAGCAGTTGCGACGAGCTCTTCGCGCGCGCCGCCGAACTTGGCATCGCGGCGCTTGGCGTCGTCGACCGCAACTCGCTGGCCGGTGTCGTCCGGGCGCTCGAAGCCTCCCGGCAGACAGGCGTCCGGCTGGTCGTCGGCTGCCGCCTCGACCTTGCCGATGCTCTGCCGGTCCTGGTCTATCCGACCGACCGGCCGGCCTATGCCCGGCTTTGCCGCCTGCTGTCGCTCGGCAAAGGCCGCGCGGGGAAGGGCAAGTGCTACCTCGAATGGGCTGACCTCGTGGTTTACGGGGAGGGGCTGATCGCGGTTCTCGTGCCGGATCGCGCCGATGATGACTGCGCGCTGCATCTGAGACGGCTGCGGGAGGCCTTCGGCGACCGCGCCTATGTGGCGCTGACATTGCGCCGGCGTCCCAACGATCAGCTCCGCCTCTGGCAGCTCTCGAACCTGGCCGCCGCGGCACGGGTTCCGACTGTCGTCACCAATGACGTGCTCTTCCACGAGGTGGGTCGGCAGCTCATGCAGGATGTGGTGACGGCGATCCGGCACAATGTCACCATCGACGAACTCGGCCATCGCCGGGAGCGTTTCGCAGACCGCTATTTGAAACCGCCGGAAGAGATGCACCGGCTGTTCGAGCGGTATCCGGAGGCGCTTGCTCGGACCGCAGAGATTGCGGATCGCTGCAGGTTCTCGCTCGAGGAGCTGGCCTATCAATATCCGGAGGAGAAGCTCTATCCCGACCTGACCCCGCAACAGGCGCTCGAAAAGCTCACCTGGGAGGGCGCGGCTGAGCGCTATCCCGAGGGCCTGCCCGACAAGGTGCGGTCCAATCTCAATCACGAGCTGGCGCTGATCGAGAAGCTGGACTACGCGCCGTATTTCCTGACCGTGAACGCGATCGTGCGCTTCGCCCGCTCCAAGGATATTCTCTGCCAGGGCAGGGGATCGGCCGCCAATTCGGCCGTCTGCTATGTCCTCGGTGTCACCTCCGTCGACCCCGACCGCAACGACCTGCTCTTCGAACGTTTCGTGTCGGAGGAGCGGCGCGAGCCGCCTGATATCGATGTCGATTTCGAGCATGAGCGCCGCGAGGAGGTTATCCAGTGGGTCTACCAGACCTATGGGCGCGAACGGGCTGCGCTCTGTTCCACCGTTATCCGCTACCGCTCCAAGGGTGCGCTGCGCGATGTCGGCAAGGCGCTCGGCCTGACTGAGGATTTGACCAAGACGCTCTCGTCGCAAGTCTGGGGCTGGTCGGAGGGCGTTGAGCAGAAGCACGCCGAGGAGCTGAACCTCAACATGGGCGACCGGCGGCTGCGCCTTGCTATGGAACTCGCCCACCAACTCGTCGGCACTCCGCGCCATCTCTCCCAGCATCCCGGTGGCTTCGTACTGACCCACGACCGGCTCGACGAGCTGGTGCCGATCGAACCGGCGGCCATGGAGGACCGGCAGGTCATCGAATGGGACAAGGACGACATCGATGTTCTGAAATTCATGAAGGTCGACGTGCTGGCGCTCGGCATGCTCTCCTGCATGCGCCGCGCCTTCGACCTACTCGCCGCGCACAAGGATATCCGGCTCGATCTCGCGACGATCCCGGCCGAGGATCCGCGCACCTATGCGATGATCCGCAAGGCCGACACGCTCGGCACCTTCCAGATCGAAAGCCGGGCCCAGATGGCGATGCTGCCGCGCATCAAGCCGCGCACCTTCTACGATCTCGTCATCGAGGTCGCCATCGTCCGGCCCGGACCGATCCAGGGCGATATGGTCCATCCCTATCTGCGCCGCCGCGAGGGTAAGGAAGAGGTGACCTTTCCGAAGCCGGAGCTCGAGGCGGTGCTCGGGAAGACGCTTGGTGTGCCCCTGTTTCAGGAACAAGCCATGCGCGTCGCGATCGAATGCGCGGGCTTTAGCGCCGGCGAGGCCGATCAGCTCCGCCGCGCCATGGCGACCTTCAAGCACACCGGCGGTGTCTCGAAGTTCGGCACCAAACTGATCGAGGGTATGGTCGGTAACGGCTATGACCGCGAGTTCGCGGAACGCACCTTCAAGCAGCTCGAGGGCTTCGGTTCTTATGGTTTCCCTGAAAGCCACGCGGCTTCCTTCGCACTGATCGCCTATGCCTCCTCCTGGATGAAATGCTGGCACCCGGATGCCTTTTGCTGCGCGCTTCTGAATGCCCAGCCGATGGGCTTTTATGCACCGGCCCAGATCGTCCGCGATGCGCGCGATCATGGTGTCGAGGTCCGTCCGGTCTCCATCAATGCGAGCCGCTGGGACTGCACGCTCGAACCCAACGATGATGACCACAGCCGTTTCGCTGTCCGTCTGGGACTGCGTTTGGTGAAGGGTCTGGGCAATGCGGAAGCGGCGCGTTTGGTCTCTTGCCGCGAGGATCACGAGTTCGTCTCGGTCGACGATCTCTGGCGCCGCGCAGGCGTTCCAGCCGCCGCCCTGATCGAACTCGCAGAAGCCGATGCGTTCAGGCCGTCACTTGGCCTCGCCCGGCGCGAGGCGCTCTGGGCCATCAAGGCGCTACGGGACGAACCGCTGCCGCTCTTCGCCGCCGCGGCCAATCGCGAGGCCGGCATTATCCCCGAGCAGGCCGAACCGACAGTTTCCCTAAAGCCGATGGAAGCGGGCCGGGAGGTGGTCGAGGATTACGGGCATGTGGGCTTGAGCCTGCGCCGCCACCCGGTTGCCTTCCTCCGGGCCGATCTGTCCCGCCGCCGGTTCGTGACCTGTGCGGAAGCGGTCGCCTTGCGCGACAGCCGCTGGGTCAATGTCGCCGGCCTGGTCCTGGTGCGCCAACGGCCAGGGTCGGCCAAGGGGGTCATGTTCATCACCCTTGAGGACGAAACAACGGTCGCCAATCTCGTCGTTTGGTCCAAGGTCTTCGAGAAATACCGGCGTACCGTGCTCGGCTCGGGCATGCTCGGCGTCAAAGGACGGGTTCAGCGGGAAGGCGAGGTGGTCCATATCGTCGCCCGCGAGCTGATCGATCTGTCTTCAGAGCTTGCGAGTGTGGGAACTCGCAACGAGGCCTTCCCGCTCCCGCATGGGCGCGGCGACGAGTTTCATCATGGGTCGCCGGCGCCAGATCCGCGCGGGATGCCTAAGCCGAGGGACATGTTCGACCCCTATGGCCATATCGACGAGATCAAGGTGAAGACGCGGGACTTTCGATGA
- a CDS encoding LysR substrate-binding domain-containing protein: MHLNPRQLEAFRAVMMTGSMTIAAELLQITQPAVSRLVKDLEKELKFRLFRRDRNRLIPTQEGTTLFAEVDRYYFGIDRIAKIATELQTTRAGSLRIAAMGGLSLSCIPEAISRFREGRSAVNVTVESLNSVSILELVAGRHFDVGFAQVGGEFPGVDLKPLPPVEAVCVAPAEYDIATKPSIEIEDLKDLPFISLGKNSPFRLRVDQAFEVAGVSRQLLLETSLSASVIGLVASGLGVSIVDPFTAATFANGRFAIRPFSPRLTFDVSVITPSHFQNSKLCDEFSNIMRGLFRAMEASPVGA, translated from the coding sequence TTGCATCTGAATCCGAGGCAACTTGAAGCGTTTCGGGCGGTCATGATGACGGGAAGCATGACCATCGCCGCCGAACTGCTGCAGATTACCCAGCCAGCCGTCAGCCGCTTGGTGAAGGATCTCGAAAAAGAACTGAAGTTTCGATTGTTTCGACGCGACCGTAACCGGCTCATACCGACCCAAGAAGGTACAACGCTCTTTGCAGAGGTCGACAGGTATTACTTTGGCATTGATCGGATTGCGAAGATTGCAACGGAACTCCAGACAACCAGAGCTGGTTCGCTGCGAATTGCAGCTATGGGAGGGCTTTCGCTCAGTTGTATCCCCGAAGCGATAAGCCGATTTCGTGAAGGCAGATCTGCGGTCAATGTAACGGTCGAAAGCCTAAACTCCGTCTCAATACTGGAACTCGTCGCAGGGCGGCATTTCGATGTGGGCTTTGCGCAAGTTGGCGGCGAATTTCCTGGAGTTGATCTTAAACCGTTGCCGCCGGTCGAAGCGGTATGCGTCGCTCCGGCAGAATATGACATAGCCACAAAGCCGAGCATTGAGATTGAGGACTTGAAGGATCTTCCATTTATTTCTCTGGGAAAGAACAGCCCTTTTCGCCTCCGGGTGGATCAGGCGTTCGAAGTTGCGGGGGTCTCCCGACAACTCCTTCTCGAGACGTCACTGTCTGCAAGCGTGATAGGTCTTGTCGCGTCGGGGCTAGGCGTTTCCATAGTCGATCCTTTCACAGCGGCGACGTTTGCCAATGGCCGGTTTGCAATTCGACCGTTCAGCCCGCGACTAACCTTTGATGTTTCGGTCATTACGCCAAGCCATTTCCAAAATTCGAAGCTTTGCGATGAGTTCTCCAATATTATGAGAGGCTTGTTTAGGGCAATGGAAGCGTCTCCTGTCGGCGCGTAA
- a CDS encoding ABC transporter permease, with translation MVNYILRRLLMLVPMLLGVSIAVFLVLHLIPGDPARMAAGPDASASDIEQIRVNYGLDKPLPVQYAIYLGKLLQGDLGTSFRTLAPVSEGIARTFPATLELTIAGMAIAVLLGVPLGIYSSLHPRGPADRIVTSIAVLGISTPGFFLGLVLMFVFSLQLGLLPPTGRGSLAHLVLPAVTLGLPYVATFARLTRSTMLDVLSEDFIRTARAKGLSWRKVTYRHALRNAAIPIVTVLGLDFGRLLGGAVIVESVFAWPGMGRYMVEAILARDIYVVQGTILAFAAAVVIVNLIVDLIYGVLDPRITYA, from the coding sequence ATGGTGAATTACATCCTCAGACGCCTGCTGATGCTCGTGCCAATGCTGCTCGGCGTATCGATCGCCGTTTTCTTGGTCCTTCACCTTATTCCGGGTGATCCCGCCAGGATGGCCGCCGGGCCGGATGCTTCGGCGTCCGACATCGAGCAGATCCGGGTGAACTACGGCCTCGATAAACCTTTGCCCGTCCAATACGCAATTTATCTCGGCAAACTCCTCCAGGGCGATCTTGGAACTTCGTTTCGGACCCTTGCGCCGGTGTCGGAAGGTATCGCCCGAACTTTTCCTGCGACCTTGGAGCTGACGATCGCGGGGATGGCAATCGCGGTCTTATTGGGTGTTCCCCTCGGTATCTATTCCTCGCTTCATCCGCGCGGGCCTGCTGACCGAATTGTCACCAGCATCGCGGTGCTGGGCATCTCCACACCCGGGTTCTTCCTGGGCCTCGTCCTGATGTTCGTGTTCTCATTGCAATTAGGGTTGCTACCGCCGACAGGCCGCGGAAGTCTGGCCCATCTCGTGCTCCCCGCCGTGACGCTGGGTTTGCCGTATGTCGCAACGTTTGCCCGTTTGACCCGCTCGACCATGCTCGACGTCTTGTCCGAGGATTTCATTCGGACGGCGAGAGCCAAAGGTCTCTCTTGGCGCAAGGTCACCTACCGTCATGCGTTACGGAATGCGGCCATTCCGATCGTCACAGTCCTCGGCCTCGATTTCGGCCGTCTCCTTGGTGGCGCGGTGATCGTGGAATCCGTTTTCGCCTGGCCGGGTATGGGCCGCTACATGGTCGAGGCGATCCTGGCGCGCGACATCTATGTCGTACAGGGAACGATTCTCGCGTTCGCGGCCGCGGTTGTCATCGTCAATCTAATCGTGGACTTGATCTATGGCGTTCTCGACCCTCGTATCACCTATGCGTAA
- a CDS encoding ABC transporter permease, with amino-acid sequence MAFSTLVSPMRKQENAPSFFGYLVHRKNYVALAACAVVAALVVAALCAPWLYSWETATRVDLLNSLEPPSLSHPLGTDELGRDLLARVVWGARITLLVALLAVTIAMVAGVIIGGLCGYFENWFTGIVMRLIDSLIAFPRALFAIVIVTILGPGVVSLTLAIGISTIPANVRLFRGPVLALKHRQFTMAAKSLGARDLNILFSHILPNTTSLVIVQGTLSLAEAILIGSGLSFLGLGPQPPIPEWGAMIAGSRAQFTLHPHVIFAPGLALFLVILSFDLIGDALRDYIDPRSRKAL; translated from the coding sequence ATGGCGTTCTCGACCCTCGTATCACCTATGCGTAAGCAAGAGAACGCGCCGAGCTTCTTCGGCTATCTTGTCCATCGCAAGAATTATGTTGCGCTCGCGGCCTGTGCTGTTGTCGCAGCTCTTGTGGTCGCCGCTCTATGCGCGCCATGGCTTTACAGCTGGGAAACGGCGACGCGAGTCGACCTCCTCAACTCATTAGAGCCGCCTTCCTTAAGCCATCCGCTCGGAACGGATGAACTTGGAAGAGATCTACTTGCCCGGGTCGTTTGGGGCGCGAGGATCACTTTGCTCGTCGCCTTGTTGGCGGTCACAATTGCCATGGTGGCCGGTGTCATAATCGGTGGGCTTTGCGGTTATTTCGAAAACTGGTTCACCGGCATCGTGATGCGTCTGATCGACTCGCTCATCGCCTTTCCGCGAGCGTTGTTCGCAATCGTCATCGTGACGATCCTCGGGCCCGGCGTCGTCAGCCTGACGCTCGCCATTGGCATTTCGACCATCCCGGCCAACGTCCGCTTGTTTCGCGGACCGGTACTCGCGTTGAAGCACCGGCAGTTCACGATGGCTGCCAAGTCGCTCGGCGCCCGGGATCTGAACATTCTGTTCTCCCACATCCTGCCCAATACGACGTCCTTGGTGATCGTACAGGGAACGCTCTCGCTGGCGGAAGCGATCCTGATCGGCTCCGGATTGAGTTTCCTGGGATTGGGACCACAACCGCCGATCCCGGAATGGGGTGCGATGATCGCTGGATCTCGGGCGCAATTCACGTTGCACCCACACGTGATCTTCGCGCCGGGCCTTGCTCTGTTTCTGGTCATCTTGAGTTTCGACCTCATCGGCGACGCGCTTCGCGACTACATCGATCCGCGTTCGCGAAAGGCCCTTTGA